One Vigna unguiculata cultivar IT97K-499-35 chromosome 7, ASM411807v1, whole genome shotgun sequence genomic region harbors:
- the LOC114192000 gene encoding uncharacterized protein LOC114192000 isoform X3 has product MEKKRKIVQYRERLDRTLASPDLTNDDLLKKLVRNQLLLSSEPEVEGYIDQLAEVKTADVSHFLDMLRSVSSDDSGRSNTSHTDWKLKQDGEEFRVMYREGPEGTPFHTMLVEGFVDGPVDACLCISWETYLYKKWWPQSTVPTFKILSTECLQKVGIGEQLSLVRMKVSWPLSTREAIVHYYLFEYFQDDLIVVLTNSVSDSKSATETLYGFNNEVIPEAKDVVRIDLVGGFALQKVTSERSYFRTIANMDVKLDFVPPSLINFISRQLIGNGFRLFQKAVSSMTNHGKGEFSKALGDPLYVRIREALYNNTSVSKARNGGELQQVATAEDLAESKHEKEKDTSKEDISNQYANNVMPMTTNTEELGSSKTFGEIVEVDTEEIVQIEEGNKKVEDIPIKEVHSSVIRGKRSVYIRSEVQHALQTLDKAISMVREQRLTPFIKDDDREHSYSLKLTQISSKTDVRDEVPNGDIPEGSLQQGYTGTNANLKEVNSNKVVPTSLEQNLPTAILSSQAVSYPLENGAIQHQTTISNKLLNTDSVENVPSDHAEKQSKQKKLNTIATQDMNSEVPKKLCRQKKIWHLFSALTKRKKG; this is encoded by the exons AtggagaagaaaaggaagattGTGCAGTATAGGGAGAGGCTGGACAGGACCCTTGCTTCACCTGATCTTACAAATGATGACTTGCTCAAAAAGCTTGTCAGAAATCAACTTTTGCTTTCTTCAGAACCTGAAGTAGAAG GATATATAGATCAATTAGCAGAAGTCAAGACTGCAGATGTATCTCACTTTCTTGATATGTTGAGGAGTGTTTCATCAGATGATAGTGGAAGGTCTAATACGTCTCACACTGATTGGAAA TTAAAACAAGATGGTGAAGAGTTTCGGGTTATGTATCGCGAAGGACCAGAAGGGACCCCCTTTCATACAATGCTTGTAGAGGGCTTTGTAGATGGGCCTGTTGATGCTT GTTTATGTATCTCATGGGAGACATACCTTTACAAAAAATG GTGGCCTCAGTCTACTGTTCCCACTTTCAAAATCTTATCAACTGAATGCTTGCAGAAGGTTGGGATTGGGGAGCAGTTATCACTCGTGAG GATGAAGGTTTCATGGCCTCTGTCTACGAGGGAAGCTATAGTGCACTATTATCTGTTTGAGTACTTTCAAGATGACTTAATTGTTGTTCTTACAAACTCG GTTTCTGACTCGAAGAGTGCCACAGAGACCCTTTACGGCTTCAACAATGAAGTAATTCCTGAAGCAAAGGATGTCGTGAGAATCGATTTGGTGGGAGGCTTTGCTTTGCAAAAGGTGACATCAGAAAGAAGTTATTTTCG GACAATAGCAAATATGGATGTAAAGCTGGATTTTGTGCCACCATCCCttataaactttatttcaaGGCAGCTCATTGGCAATGGTTTCAGACTTTTTCAGAAG GCTGTGTCTTCTATGACGAACCACGGTAAAGGAGAATTCAGCAAGGCCTTAGGGGATCCATTATATGTTAGAATTCGTGAAGCTCTATACAACAACACTAGTGTATCAAAGGCCAGGAATGGTGGAGAGCTTCAACAAGTTGCAACAGCTGAAGATCTTGCTGAAAGCAAgcatgaaaaggaaaaagatacATCCAAGGAAGATATAAGTAACCAATATGCAAATAATGTCATGCCAATGACAACGAATACAGAAGAACTAGGTAGTAGCAAAACATTTGGTGAGATTGTAGAAGTAGATACTGAAGAAATTGTACAAATTGAGGAGGGCAATAAAAAAGTAGAAGACATTCCAATCAAGGAAGTTCACTCGAGTGTAATAAGAGGCAAGAGGAGTGTATATATTAGATCAGAGGTACAACATGCACTGCAAACATTAGACAAGGCTATTTCAATGGTTCGTGAACAAAGATTGACCCCTTTTATTAAAGATGATGATAGAGAGCATTCATATTCCTTAAAACTCACTCAAATAAGCTCCAAAACTGATGTTAGAGATGAAGTACCAAACGGAGATATTCCAGAGGGATCTTTGCAACAAGG GTATACAGGAACAAATGCTAACTTGAAGGAAGTAAATTCTAACAAAGTAGTACCAACTTCATTGGAGCAGAATCTTCCAACAGCTATTTTGTCAAGCCAAGCTGTTTCATACCCTTTGGAAAATGGAGCAATTCAGCATCAAACAACAATCAGCAACAAGCTATTGAACACTGATTCAGTTGAAAATGTTCCTTCAGATCATGCAGAAAAACAAAGCAAGCAGAAAAAACTAAATACCATTGCAACTCAAGATATGAATTCAGAGGTACCAAAGAAGTTATGCAGGCAGAAAAAAATCTGGCATTTGTTTTCTGCATTAACTAAAAGGAAAAAGGGTTAA
- the LOC114192000 gene encoding uncharacterized protein LOC114192000 isoform X1, giving the protein MEKKRKIVQYRERLDRTLASPDLTNDDLLKKLVRNQLLLSSEPEVEGYIDQLAEVKTADVSHFLDMLRSVSSDDSGRSNTSHTDWKLKQDGEEFRVMYREGPEGTPFHTMLVEGFVDGPVDACLCISWETYLYKKWWPQSTVPTFKILSTECLQKVGIGEQLSLVRMKVSWPLSTREAIVHYYLFEYFQDDLIVVLTNSVSDSKSATETLYGFNNEVIPEAKDVVRIDLVGGFALQKVTSERSYFRTIANMDVKLDFVPPSLINFISRQLIGNGFRLFQKAVSSMTNHGKGEFSKALGDPLYVRIREALYNNTSVSKARNGGELQQVATAEDLAESKHEKEKDTSKEDISNQYANNVMPMTTNTEELGSSKTFGEIVEVDTEEIVQIEEGNKKVEDIPIKEVHSSVIRGKRSVYIRSEVQHALQTLDKAISMVREQRLTPFIKDDDREHSYSLKLTQISSKTDVRDEVPNGDIPEGSLQQGYDTNSGIQNSRYTGTNANLKEVNSNKVVPTSLEQNLPTAILSSQAVSYPLENGAIQHQTTISNKLLNTDSVENVPSDHAEKQSKQKKLNTIATQDMNSEVPKKLCRQKKIWHLFSALTKRKKG; this is encoded by the exons AtggagaagaaaaggaagattGTGCAGTATAGGGAGAGGCTGGACAGGACCCTTGCTTCACCTGATCTTACAAATGATGACTTGCTCAAAAAGCTTGTCAGAAATCAACTTTTGCTTTCTTCAGAACCTGAAGTAGAAG GATATATAGATCAATTAGCAGAAGTCAAGACTGCAGATGTATCTCACTTTCTTGATATGTTGAGGAGTGTTTCATCAGATGATAGTGGAAGGTCTAATACGTCTCACACTGATTGGAAA TTAAAACAAGATGGTGAAGAGTTTCGGGTTATGTATCGCGAAGGACCAGAAGGGACCCCCTTTCATACAATGCTTGTAGAGGGCTTTGTAGATGGGCCTGTTGATGCTT GTTTATGTATCTCATGGGAGACATACCTTTACAAAAAATG GTGGCCTCAGTCTACTGTTCCCACTTTCAAAATCTTATCAACTGAATGCTTGCAGAAGGTTGGGATTGGGGAGCAGTTATCACTCGTGAG GATGAAGGTTTCATGGCCTCTGTCTACGAGGGAAGCTATAGTGCACTATTATCTGTTTGAGTACTTTCAAGATGACTTAATTGTTGTTCTTACAAACTCG GTTTCTGACTCGAAGAGTGCCACAGAGACCCTTTACGGCTTCAACAATGAAGTAATTCCTGAAGCAAAGGATGTCGTGAGAATCGATTTGGTGGGAGGCTTTGCTTTGCAAAAGGTGACATCAGAAAGAAGTTATTTTCG GACAATAGCAAATATGGATGTAAAGCTGGATTTTGTGCCACCATCCCttataaactttatttcaaGGCAGCTCATTGGCAATGGTTTCAGACTTTTTCAGAAG GCTGTGTCTTCTATGACGAACCACGGTAAAGGAGAATTCAGCAAGGCCTTAGGGGATCCATTATATGTTAGAATTCGTGAAGCTCTATACAACAACACTAGTGTATCAAAGGCCAGGAATGGTGGAGAGCTTCAACAAGTTGCAACAGCTGAAGATCTTGCTGAAAGCAAgcatgaaaaggaaaaagatacATCCAAGGAAGATATAAGTAACCAATATGCAAATAATGTCATGCCAATGACAACGAATACAGAAGAACTAGGTAGTAGCAAAACATTTGGTGAGATTGTAGAAGTAGATACTGAAGAAATTGTACAAATTGAGGAGGGCAATAAAAAAGTAGAAGACATTCCAATCAAGGAAGTTCACTCGAGTGTAATAAGAGGCAAGAGGAGTGTATATATTAGATCAGAGGTACAACATGCACTGCAAACATTAGACAAGGCTATTTCAATGGTTCGTGAACAAAGATTGACCCCTTTTATTAAAGATGATGATAGAGAGCATTCATATTCCTTAAAACTCACTCAAATAAGCTCCAAAACTGATGTTAGAGATGAAGTACCAAACGGAGATATTCCAGAGGGATCTTTGCAACAAGGGTATGACACTAACTCTGGTATCCAAAACTCAAG GTATACAGGAACAAATGCTAACTTGAAGGAAGTAAATTCTAACAAAGTAGTACCAACTTCATTGGAGCAGAATCTTCCAACAGCTATTTTGTCAAGCCAAGCTGTTTCATACCCTTTGGAAAATGGAGCAATTCAGCATCAAACAACAATCAGCAACAAGCTATTGAACACTGATTCAGTTGAAAATGTTCCTTCAGATCATGCAGAAAAACAAAGCAAGCAGAAAAAACTAAATACCATTGCAACTCAAGATATGAATTCAGAGGTACCAAAGAAGTTATGCAGGCAGAAAAAAATCTGGCATTTGTTTTCTGCATTAACTAAAAGGAAAAAGGGTTAA
- the LOC114192000 gene encoding uncharacterized protein LOC114192000 isoform X2, translated as MEKKRKIVQYRERLDRTLASPDLTNDDLLKKLVRNQLLLSSEPEVEDQLAEVKTADVSHFLDMLRSVSSDDSGRSNTSHTDWKLKQDGEEFRVMYREGPEGTPFHTMLVEGFVDGPVDACLCISWETYLYKKWWPQSTVPTFKILSTECLQKVGIGEQLSLVRMKVSWPLSTREAIVHYYLFEYFQDDLIVVLTNSVSDSKSATETLYGFNNEVIPEAKDVVRIDLVGGFALQKVTSERSYFRTIANMDVKLDFVPPSLINFISRQLIGNGFRLFQKAVSSMTNHGKGEFSKALGDPLYVRIREALYNNTSVSKARNGGELQQVATAEDLAESKHEKEKDTSKEDISNQYANNVMPMTTNTEELGSSKTFGEIVEVDTEEIVQIEEGNKKVEDIPIKEVHSSVIRGKRSVYIRSEVQHALQTLDKAISMVREQRLTPFIKDDDREHSYSLKLTQISSKTDVRDEVPNGDIPEGSLQQGYDTNSGIQNSRYTGTNANLKEVNSNKVVPTSLEQNLPTAILSSQAVSYPLENGAIQHQTTISNKLLNTDSVENVPSDHAEKQSKQKKLNTIATQDMNSEVPKKLCRQKKIWHLFSALTKRKKG; from the exons AtggagaagaaaaggaagattGTGCAGTATAGGGAGAGGCTGGACAGGACCCTTGCTTCACCTGATCTTACAAATGATGACTTGCTCAAAAAGCTTGTCAGAAATCAACTTTTGCTTTCTTCAGAACCTGAAGTAGAAG ATCAATTAGCAGAAGTCAAGACTGCAGATGTATCTCACTTTCTTGATATGTTGAGGAGTGTTTCATCAGATGATAGTGGAAGGTCTAATACGTCTCACACTGATTGGAAA TTAAAACAAGATGGTGAAGAGTTTCGGGTTATGTATCGCGAAGGACCAGAAGGGACCCCCTTTCATACAATGCTTGTAGAGGGCTTTGTAGATGGGCCTGTTGATGCTT GTTTATGTATCTCATGGGAGACATACCTTTACAAAAAATG GTGGCCTCAGTCTACTGTTCCCACTTTCAAAATCTTATCAACTGAATGCTTGCAGAAGGTTGGGATTGGGGAGCAGTTATCACTCGTGAG GATGAAGGTTTCATGGCCTCTGTCTACGAGGGAAGCTATAGTGCACTATTATCTGTTTGAGTACTTTCAAGATGACTTAATTGTTGTTCTTACAAACTCG GTTTCTGACTCGAAGAGTGCCACAGAGACCCTTTACGGCTTCAACAATGAAGTAATTCCTGAAGCAAAGGATGTCGTGAGAATCGATTTGGTGGGAGGCTTTGCTTTGCAAAAGGTGACATCAGAAAGAAGTTATTTTCG GACAATAGCAAATATGGATGTAAAGCTGGATTTTGTGCCACCATCCCttataaactttatttcaaGGCAGCTCATTGGCAATGGTTTCAGACTTTTTCAGAAG GCTGTGTCTTCTATGACGAACCACGGTAAAGGAGAATTCAGCAAGGCCTTAGGGGATCCATTATATGTTAGAATTCGTGAAGCTCTATACAACAACACTAGTGTATCAAAGGCCAGGAATGGTGGAGAGCTTCAACAAGTTGCAACAGCTGAAGATCTTGCTGAAAGCAAgcatgaaaaggaaaaagatacATCCAAGGAAGATATAAGTAACCAATATGCAAATAATGTCATGCCAATGACAACGAATACAGAAGAACTAGGTAGTAGCAAAACATTTGGTGAGATTGTAGAAGTAGATACTGAAGAAATTGTACAAATTGAGGAGGGCAATAAAAAAGTAGAAGACATTCCAATCAAGGAAGTTCACTCGAGTGTAATAAGAGGCAAGAGGAGTGTATATATTAGATCAGAGGTACAACATGCACTGCAAACATTAGACAAGGCTATTTCAATGGTTCGTGAACAAAGATTGACCCCTTTTATTAAAGATGATGATAGAGAGCATTCATATTCCTTAAAACTCACTCAAATAAGCTCCAAAACTGATGTTAGAGATGAAGTACCAAACGGAGATATTCCAGAGGGATCTTTGCAACAAGGGTATGACACTAACTCTGGTATCCAAAACTCAAG GTATACAGGAACAAATGCTAACTTGAAGGAAGTAAATTCTAACAAAGTAGTACCAACTTCATTGGAGCAGAATCTTCCAACAGCTATTTTGTCAAGCCAAGCTGTTTCATACCCTTTGGAAAATGGAGCAATTCAGCATCAAACAACAATCAGCAACAAGCTATTGAACACTGATTCAGTTGAAAATGTTCCTTCAGATCATGCAGAAAAACAAAGCAAGCAGAAAAAACTAAATACCATTGCAACTCAAGATATGAATTCAGAGGTACCAAAGAAGTTATGCAGGCAGAAAAAAATCTGGCATTTGTTTTCTGCATTAACTAAAAGGAAAAAGGGTTAA
- the LOC114190319 gene encoding L10-interacting MYB domain-containing protein-like isoform X2, whose amino-acid sequence MGDDSCLSLDKLRANWTPSQDQYFLELLLFHVHKGNKTGKAFRRQAWVEMIEQFNTKFGFKYDVEVLKNRHKRFRKQYNEIKMIVGQKGFQWDGTQNMITADDKTWDACIKLHPDAEPFKTRVIPNYNDLCIVFGHAVADGRYSLSCFDVDYEYEEKELEKTITDKGVDNQTPTAVISQGKLDWSPMMDLFFVELMVDQLRKGNKIDRTFRRQTWVDMTESFNKRFGCHCGKVVLRNRFSVLRRHHCSINVLLGKEGFSWDKTHHKVVADDQAWQKCIRVNHSFRLYKIRSMPFYSGMCIICRNQEVSAGFKSNIQKGSSGGNNSVPITLPLCNADEEALHIGGENNFNADKEAIHIGGEKKSSREINADNETLHVGKNVSAQLKRHHQPNMPATLNESKKARGHVAVAVTSLTKTKNDDFSVDNVLSVLQAIPDLDDDLILDACDFLEDERRARLFLALAASLRKKWLLRKLRSQ is encoded by the exons ATGGGGGATGATTCTTGTCTTAGTTTGGACAAGTTGAGGGCTAACTGGACTCCATCTCAAGACCAATATTTTCTTGAGCTTTTGCTGTTCCATGTTCACAAAGGGAATAAAACTGGAAAAGCTTTTAGAAGACAAGCCTGGGTAGAGATGATTGAACAATTTAACACCAAGTTTGGTTTCAAGTATGATGTAGAAGTGTTGAAGAATCGGCACAAAAGATTCAGGAAGCAGTACAATGAGATAAAAATGATAGTTGGTCAAAAGGGATTCCAGTGGGATGGGACGCAAAACATGATAACAGCCGATGATAAAACATGGGATGCATGTATTAAG CTCCACCCTGATGCTGAACCTTTCAAGACAAGGGTCATTCCGAATTATAATGATCTATGCATTGTTTTTGGCCACGCAGTTGCTGATGGCAGATACAGCCTTTCATGTTTTGATGTAGATTATGAATACGAAG AAAAAGAATTGGAGAAGACTATCACCGATAAAGGAGTGGATAATCAAACTCCCACTGCTGTTATTAGTCAAGGTAAACTTGACTGGTCTCCAATGATGGACCTATTTTTTGTGGAACTTATGGTGGACCAGCTGCGTAAGGGGAACAAAATTGACCGTACCTTCAGGAGACAAACATGGGTAGATATGACAGAATCATTTAACAAAAGATTTGGATGTCATTGTGGTAAGGTTGTCTTGAGAAACCGTTTCAGTGTCCTAAGAAGGCATCACTGCTCTATAAATGTCCTCCTTGGCAAAGAAGGATTCAGTTGGGATAAGACACATCACAAGGTTGTGGCTGATGACCAAGCATGGCAAAAATGTATCAGG GTAAATCACAGCTTCCGGCTCTATAAAATTAGAAGCATGCCTTTTTATTCTGGCATGTGTATAATATGTCGCAATCAAGAAGTTTCTGCAGGTTTCAAGTCAAATATTCAGAAGGGATCTTCTGGGGGCAATAACTCTGTCCCAATTACTCTGCCACTTTGTAATGCAGATGAAGAAGCGTTGCATATTGGTGGTGAAAATAACTTCAATGCAGATAAAGAAGCAATTCATATTGGTGGTGAAAAGAAGTCTTCCAGAGAAATCAATGCAGATAATGAAACATTACATGTTGGGAAAAATGTTTCTGCTCAGCTAAAAAGACATCATCAACCTAATATGCCAGCAACCTTGAATGAATCTAAGAAGGCAAGAGGGCATGTGGCTGTTGCAGTTACATCATTAACCAAAACAAAGAACGATGATTTTTCTGTAGATAATGTTTTAAGTGTGCTTCAGGCTATACCAGACCTGGATGATGATTTAATATTAGATGCATGTGATTTTTTGGAAGATGAGAGAAGAGCAAGGTTGTTTCTGGCACTTGCTGCTTCTTTGAGAAAGAAATGGTTATTGAGAAAGCTTCGTTCACAATGA
- the LOC114192330 gene encoding glycosyltransferase family 92 protein RCOM_0530710-like, whose amino-acid sequence MKERRKRNSVVSWNTLFWCTLLVVISSIFFTTLFFSPFDAALSPLPFTSETPPTISQPTITIRETVMLPDQALIFLNYPPSFRFHAKYDLLCLYFSADSTRRRLTQLPIQLHFARLREQIVRCTLPPRGNSVSLFVKSDGVLPAAKDSSTHPWTPLVYEALFDRDNTTIVFVKGLNLRPERFIEPSTLNCIFGWDFSKPKFFLKSDVISGAQEIIRCRTPKSIIIGQEQAQSIKVTIQERDREIFPSIARPGLCPQLSSSMQKAHEICICTMLRNQARFLREWVMYHAKIGVQRWFIYDNNSDDDIENVISFLQSVGYNISQHLWPWVKTQEAGFAHCALRARASCKWVAFIDVDEFFHIRVNGDLSRMILHHAKPGHNVGEIRTLCFSFGPSGRREVPREGVAVGYTCRLSASERHKSIVRPEALNQTLINVVHHFHLSAPFVSVDAEKSKIVINHYKYQVWKVFKEKFYRRVATYVADWQEKENVRSKDRAPGLGTKPVEPPNWANRFCEVRDYGLRNWVLRNFLDRRTHLLPWQPEYENHIRRRPRPKDKTQPFF is encoded by the coding sequence ATGAAAGAACGTAGGAAGCGAAACAGCGTCGTTTCATGGAACACGCTCTTCTGGTGTACACTACTCGTGGTCATCTCTTCCATCTTCTTCACCACCCTCTTCTTCTCCCCCTTCGACGCCGCGCTCTCACCGCTCCCGTTCACGTCGGAAACCCCACCCACCATTTCTCAACCCACAATCACCATCCGAGAAACCGTCATGCTACCCGACCAGGCTCTCATTTTCCTAAACTACCCTCCGTCTTTCCGCTTCCACGCCAAATACGACCTTCTCTGCCTCTACTTCTCCGCCGACTCAACTCGCCGCCGCCTCACTCAGCTGCCGATTCAGCTCCACTTCGCACGCCTCCGCGAGCAGATCGTGCGGTGCACGCTCCCTCCGCGTGGCAACTCGGTCTCGCTCTTCGTTAAATCAGACGGCGTCCTTCCCGCCGCAAAAGATTCCTCCACACACCCCTGGACCCCTCTCGTCTACGAAGCCCTCTTCGACCGCGACAACACAACCATCGTCTTCGTCAAGGGCCTCAATCTCCGACCCGAGAGATTCATCGAACCCTCCACGTTAAACTGTATCTTCGGCTGGGATTTCTCCAAACCCAAATTCTTTCTCAAGTCTGATGTAATATCAGGTGCACAAGAAATCATAAGGTGCAGAACACCCAAAAGCATCATAATCGGTCAGGAACAGGCCCAGTCAATCAAAGTCACAATTCAAGAGAGAGACAGAGAAATATTTCCTTCCATAGCCCGTCCCGGGCTTTGTCCACAACTCAGTTCGTCGATGCAAAAAGCCCACGAGATTTGTATCTGCACCATGCTCCGCAACCAAGCTCGGTTCCTGAGAGAGTGGGTAATGTACCACGCCAAAATCGGAGTCCAACGTTGGTTTATCTACGACAACAACAGCGATGATGATATAGAAAACGTGATTTCCTTCCTACAAAGCGTTGGTTACAACATCTCGCAACACCTGTGGCCTTGGGTGAAGACACAAGAAGCTGGGTTTGCGCACTGTGCCCTACGAGCCCGGGCCTCGTGCAAGTGGGTGGCGTTTATCGACGTGGATGAGTTCTTCCATATAAGGGTGAATGGGGACTTGTCTCGTATGATTTTGCACCATGCGAAGCCCGGGCACAACGTTGGTGAGATTAGGACACTGTGCTTCAGTTTTGGGCCTTCGGGCCGGCGAGAAGTACCGAGAGAAGGCGTAGCGGTAGGGTACACTTGTCGATTAAGTGCGAGTGAGAGGCACAAGAGCATAGTGAGACCTGAGGCACTGAACCAGACTTTGATCAATGTGGTTCACCACTTTCATCTGAGTGCGCCATTTGTGTCTGTGGATGCAGAGAAAAGTAAGATTGTGATTAACCATTACAAGTATCAGGTGTGGAAGGTGTTCAAGGAGAAGTTCTATAGGAGGGTGGCGACTTATGTGGCAGATTGgcaagaaaaggaaaatgtgcGGTCTAAGGATAGGGCACCCGGTTTAGGGACCAAACCGGTTGAACCTCCTAATTGGGCGAACCGGTTTTGTGAGGTTAGGGATTACGGGTTGAGGAATTGGGTGTTGAGGAATTTCTTAGATCGACGCACCCATCTTCTGCCTTGGCAACCTGAGTATGAGAATCATATTAGAAGAAGACCAAGACCAAAGGACAAAACACAACCATTTTTTTAG
- the LOC114190319 gene encoding L10-interacting MYB domain-containing protein-like isoform X1: MGDDSCLSLDKLRANWTPSQDQYFLELLLFHVHKGNKTGKAFRRQAWVEMIEQFNTKFGFKYDVEVLKNRHKRFRKQYNEIKMIVGQKGFQWDGTQNMITADDKTWDACIKLHPDAEPFKTRVIPNYNDLCIVFGHAVADGRYSLSCFDVDYEYEVFFSEKELEKTITDKGVDNQTPTAVISQGKLDWSPMMDLFFVELMVDQLRKGNKIDRTFRRQTWVDMTESFNKRFGCHCGKVVLRNRFSVLRRHHCSINVLLGKEGFSWDKTHHKVVADDQAWQKCIRVNHSFRLYKIRSMPFYSGMCIICRNQEVSAGFKSNIQKGSSGGNNSVPITLPLCNADEEALHIGGENNFNADKEAIHIGGEKKSSREINADNETLHVGKNVSAQLKRHHQPNMPATLNESKKARGHVAVAVTSLTKTKNDDFSVDNVLSVLQAIPDLDDDLILDACDFLEDERRARLFLALAASLRKKWLLRKLRSQ; this comes from the exons ATGGGGGATGATTCTTGTCTTAGTTTGGACAAGTTGAGGGCTAACTGGACTCCATCTCAAGACCAATATTTTCTTGAGCTTTTGCTGTTCCATGTTCACAAAGGGAATAAAACTGGAAAAGCTTTTAGAAGACAAGCCTGGGTAGAGATGATTGAACAATTTAACACCAAGTTTGGTTTCAAGTATGATGTAGAAGTGTTGAAGAATCGGCACAAAAGATTCAGGAAGCAGTACAATGAGATAAAAATGATAGTTGGTCAAAAGGGATTCCAGTGGGATGGGACGCAAAACATGATAACAGCCGATGATAAAACATGGGATGCATGTATTAAG CTCCACCCTGATGCTGAACCTTTCAAGACAAGGGTCATTCCGAATTATAATGATCTATGCATTGTTTTTGGCCACGCAGTTGCTGATGGCAGATACAGCCTTTCATGTTTTGATGTAGATTATGAATACGAAG TTTTTTTCTCAGAAAAAGAATTGGAGAAGACTATCACCGATAAAGGAGTGGATAATCAAACTCCCACTGCTGTTATTAGTCAAGGTAAACTTGACTGGTCTCCAATGATGGACCTATTTTTTGTGGAACTTATGGTGGACCAGCTGCGTAAGGGGAACAAAATTGACCGTACCTTCAGGAGACAAACATGGGTAGATATGACAGAATCATTTAACAAAAGATTTGGATGTCATTGTGGTAAGGTTGTCTTGAGAAACCGTTTCAGTGTCCTAAGAAGGCATCACTGCTCTATAAATGTCCTCCTTGGCAAAGAAGGATTCAGTTGGGATAAGACACATCACAAGGTTGTGGCTGATGACCAAGCATGGCAAAAATGTATCAGG GTAAATCACAGCTTCCGGCTCTATAAAATTAGAAGCATGCCTTTTTATTCTGGCATGTGTATAATATGTCGCAATCAAGAAGTTTCTGCAGGTTTCAAGTCAAATATTCAGAAGGGATCTTCTGGGGGCAATAACTCTGTCCCAATTACTCTGCCACTTTGTAATGCAGATGAAGAAGCGTTGCATATTGGTGGTGAAAATAACTTCAATGCAGATAAAGAAGCAATTCATATTGGTGGTGAAAAGAAGTCTTCCAGAGAAATCAATGCAGATAATGAAACATTACATGTTGGGAAAAATGTTTCTGCTCAGCTAAAAAGACATCATCAACCTAATATGCCAGCAACCTTGAATGAATCTAAGAAGGCAAGAGGGCATGTGGCTGTTGCAGTTACATCATTAACCAAAACAAAGAACGATGATTTTTCTGTAGATAATGTTTTAAGTGTGCTTCAGGCTATACCAGACCTGGATGATGATTTAATATTAGATGCATGTGATTTTTTGGAAGATGAGAGAAGAGCAAGGTTGTTTCTGGCACTTGCTGCTTCTTTGAGAAAGAAATGGTTATTGAGAAAGCTTCGTTCACAATGA